TTCTGTTTTGGAAGAGACATTTGAGATGATTTCAAATCACTCATTCCTCTCGGTGAAAAGAAAAACAGTTTCCAAGGTCTATACTTAATTGTCATAATCAAAAACACAAAAAGCCCAGTAAATATAGGTTTTGGAAGTGAATCTAGAGGTACTATTTATATTTTTGAATATTATGAGACTAAGGTACAAAAAACATTCTAATCCAGAAGAGAGAACAAGAATAAATACTTATTGTTTTTTTTGGCTTTTACTTTTTGTCCGATGCCGATGCATAGTTAAAACTCACTTATAAATAAAGTGAAGTAAGTGAGTTTTGAACAAGTAATCGGTATTGAGCAGAAAGCGGATTTCTGCTCAAAAAAAACTAGTATTCGCCTCCATACACTCGCTTATTCCATTCAGGATTTTTGAATTTTGGGAGTGTTTCTTTTGTTTGATTGATAAAGGGATTATCAGATAATTGGTTCATAAAGGAGATCAGGTCTTTTATTTCTGTGGGACTGAGGTTTAGCTTGTCTGGTGCTAAAGTTTGATGCTCCACATTGAGTCCTACGCCTTGTCCTCCGCCACGGTTATAGAAGTCTAGAACTTCTTCTAGGCTGGTAAATGCTCCGTGGTGCATATAGGGTGCGGTTTCTTTTATGTTTCTTATTGTGAGTGTTTTAAATGAGTTTTTGTAAAAGTGCATTTTGTCTCTTACAACCTTGTTATTCCATCTTCCTAGGTCTTCGTCTAGAGTAGGGTTTAGGGTGTCGTATTGGTTCCATACACCTAGTACTTCGCTTTCAGATTCTGTATAAAACGGTGGTACGAGTCCTGAGTAGAGTGGGGCAAAATGGCAGGTGGCACATTGTCCTTTGTTCATAAAGAGATTGAAGCCTCTTTTTGCAGATTCTGGGAGTTCTTGTTTTTCTTTTCTGACGTATTGATCAAAGGGCGAATTGAAGCTTTTTAGGGTGTGGAGGTAGCTGTTTATGGCTTTTGAAACACTGTATTTGCTGATACTTTTTTTGTGAGAAGGAAAGGTGTTTTGAAATCGTTTTTTGTATTCGTCGCTTTGGTTGAGTTTTTCTTCAATGGCTCCAAAATTTGTATTGAATTCATGAGGATTTGTTACCACATGGTCTATTTGTGCTACTAAGTTTTCGGCTCTTAAATCATAAAAATACTTTTCTGCAAAAATAGCATTGATGAGTCCTGGGGCATTTCTTTTGATAAATCCATCTTTCCCAAATTTCACACTGGTTGTCATCCCATCTGCAAAGGCTTTGTTTGTATGATGACAAGAGGCACAAGCTCTTTGGTTATTGGCAGAAAGTATGGGGTCATTGAATAAAAGTTTCCCCAGTTTTACCATTTCTTGATGGTGTTCATCGGGGTGCATTCCACTAAAGTAATTGGCGTTTAAAAAATCTTCTGCGAAAAAATGATCAGCTTTGGGGTTGTAGGATAAAACACGGTCCGAAACTTCGTTCTTAAACTCGATTCCCAATGATTCTTGGGTATCTTTTATCAGTTTTTGTAAAGGAAGTACGCCTTCTCTCAATAGGGAAAGGTAGTTGATTGATGGTTGATTGATAGCATGCAGAAGTTGGTCAAAATGTTTTTCGTACTCCTTGATGATATTGCTTTTTTGATGTTTTTTTAAAATAGGATAAAGAAATTCTTTATTCATCTCTTGCCAAGCAAGAACCATTTCTTTTGCGTCTGTAATTTCTGATGGAGTTCCTGGGGTGTCAAAATTAGAAAGCCCGAAATTATACCATCTATTTACCGCCATTGTCATAGATTCCATAAAAACTCGCTGGTTTAAATAGCTTCTTTTTATGGTAATAGAAAAGTTTTTGGTCTCTTTTTCTATTAAAGATATTTGTTTTTTTATTGCTATTTCTGAAGGGTTTTCTTCTGCCAAAATTTCATCAATCACTTGAAAACCTTGTGGGTATAAAAAGGCAAAATCTACTACGCCTTTTTCGGGTTTTAAGAGGGGAGCGGCATTTACTTTTGCATTATATTGTTCTGCATCTACAAAAGCCCAAAGGGTTTCCAGTCTTTTAAGGTGTTTTCGGGCAAGTTGA
This is a stretch of genomic DNA from Flavobacteriales bacterium. It encodes these proteins:
- a CDS encoding cytochrome-c peroxidase, with the translated sequence MKTWLLSIFIFPFVLFFTHEKEPSYPIATNAKKQNFHSQLSQFTQDEITKLSFALKEWKKHPTDFKKYQLARKHLKRLETLWAFVDAEQYNAKVNAAPLLKPEKGVVDFAFLYPQGFQVIDEILAEENPSEIAIKKQISLIEKETKNFSITIKRSYLNQRVFMESMTMAVNRWYNFGLSNFDTPGTPSEITDAKEMVLAWQEMNKEFLYPILKKHQKSNIIKEYEKHFDQLLHAINQPSINYLSLLREGVLPLQKLIKDTQESLGIEFKNEVSDRVLSYNPKADHFFAEDFLNANYFSGMHPDEHHQEMVKLGKLLFNDPILSANNQRACASCHHTNKAFADGMTTSVKFGKDGFIKRNAPGLINAIFAEKYFYDLRAENLVAQIDHVVTNPHEFNTNFGAIEEKLNQSDEYKKRFQNTFPSHKKSISKYSVSKAINSYLHTLKSFNSPFDQYVRKEKQELPESAKRGFNLFMNKGQCATCHFAPLYSGLVPPFYTESESEVLGVWNQYDTLNPTLDEDLGRWNNKVVRDKMHFYKNSFKTLTIRNIKETAPYMHHGAFTSLEEVLDFYNRGGGQGVGLNVEHQTLAPDKLNLSPTEIKDLISFMNQLSDNPFINQTKETLPKFKNPEWNKRVYGGEY